Proteins co-encoded in one Coxiella burnetii genomic window:
- the folD gene encoding bifunctional methylenetetrahydrofolate dehydrogenase/methenyltetrahydrofolate cyclohydrolase FolD, with amino-acid sequence MIARILDGRTCAEKVKARVKENIRLLQEKGLPSPGLAVILVGNDPASATYVAHKERACQAVGIRSTVYRMPNTITESELASKIDECNRDSNTHGILLQLPLPAHIDPANLLERIRPDKDVDGFHPYNLGRLVQRRPALRPCTPYGVMTLLTETHENLEGKHAVIVGASNIVGRPMALELLLAKCTVTVCHRFTRDLAEHVKSAELLIVAIGKPGIIQSEWIKPGAIVIDVGFSRLSPNKIAGDIDFETAKERASWITPVPGGVGPMTVATLLENTLQAAQTFL; translated from the coding sequence ATGATAGCTCGAATTTTAGATGGGCGTACTTGCGCAGAGAAAGTAAAAGCGCGCGTTAAAGAAAACATTCGTTTGCTCCAGGAAAAGGGGTTACCTTCTCCGGGGTTGGCTGTCATTTTGGTTGGTAACGATCCTGCCTCAGCCACTTACGTTGCCCACAAAGAACGTGCGTGTCAGGCAGTGGGCATTCGATCCACTGTTTACCGGATGCCGAATACGATTACAGAATCAGAATTAGCGTCAAAAATCGATGAATGCAACCGCGATTCGAATACTCACGGCATCCTGCTACAGTTACCGTTACCCGCCCATATTGATCCTGCTAATTTGCTTGAACGCATTCGACCAGATAAAGACGTTGACGGTTTCCACCCTTATAATCTCGGCCGCCTAGTTCAACGCCGTCCCGCCTTGCGTCCTTGTACTCCTTATGGCGTGATGACGCTTTTAACAGAAACTCATGAAAACCTTGAGGGAAAGCATGCTGTCATCGTAGGCGCTTCAAATATCGTTGGGCGACCGATGGCTTTGGAATTGTTACTCGCCAAATGTACGGTAACGGTTTGTCATCGTTTCACGCGGGATTTAGCGGAGCATGTCAAAAGCGCTGAGCTTTTAATTGTCGCTATTGGCAAACCGGGCATTATTCAAAGCGAATGGATTAAACCAGGCGCCATCGTCATTGATGTGGGCTTTAGTCGATTGAGCCCAAATAAAATAGCAGGCGATATTGATTTTGAAACGGCAAAAGAAAGAGCATCCTGGATTACCCCCGTCCCCGGGGGAGTCGGACCCATGACCGTAGCCACCTTATTAGAGAACACGCTTCAAGCCGCACAAACTTTTTTATAA
- a CDS encoding lytic transglycosylase, translated as MILAPFIRNMPRMRKWISNTTIALLAFCLTGVTTTAMPASSGQQWHLSDLFSKGQNLWAVISHRFSFDGKYSNNYYVREKIRWFQHQQYYLTQLTQNAQPYIYYVLQQTEKRGMPAEIALLPMIESNYNPFLYSKRGATGLWQIMPGTATGFGLLINWWYDGRRDVVASTNAALNYLQYLHDYFHNWLLAIAAYDAGEGTISAAIRYNRRHGRPTDFWSLPLPYETREYVPKLLALADIIKNHTRYGLHLTPVENRPFFTTVALTAQLNLEKLVKLSDSTSKLIRNLNPGFRRSSTMPNHTYNFLVPINKADQLQKNLAELETQTHPLTGKRIYHRVHAGDSLSILASRYHTSVTEIRQMNKLKSNVIQIGENLLIPEAQATPYTPVHNARISEDNIPGPKRIVHVVKAHETIAQIAHLYHVTSRQIYFWNNINKPKTLAAGDKLIIWKSLHLATKYHRVKRGESLSTIAHFYGTTVSKLRRLNHLSGDNIRIGQQLMV; from the coding sequence TTGATTCTGGCTCCATTTATCCGTAATATGCCTCGGATGCGAAAATGGATCTCAAATACTACCATTGCGCTATTAGCTTTTTGTCTCACTGGCGTCACTACCACTGCTATGCCCGCCTCATCAGGCCAACAATGGCATCTCAGTGACCTTTTTTCAAAGGGCCAAAATCTTTGGGCCGTGATTAGTCATCGCTTTAGTTTTGATGGGAAGTATAGCAACAATTACTATGTCCGCGAAAAAATACGGTGGTTTCAGCACCAGCAGTACTATCTCACGCAGTTGACGCAAAACGCTCAACCCTATATTTATTACGTGCTCCAACAAACCGAAAAAAGGGGAATGCCGGCGGAAATCGCCCTCCTGCCGATGATTGAAAGCAATTACAATCCTTTTCTTTATTCTAAGCGCGGAGCCACTGGACTTTGGCAAATAATGCCCGGCACTGCTACCGGCTTTGGTCTTCTGATTAATTGGTGGTACGACGGACGCCGAGATGTGGTGGCTTCAACGAATGCCGCTTTGAATTATCTCCAATACCTTCATGATTATTTTCATAACTGGCTTCTGGCGATTGCCGCCTACGACGCCGGCGAGGGAACTATCTCAGCGGCTATCCGATATAACCGTCGGCATGGGCGGCCCACTGACTTTTGGTCCCTACCATTACCTTATGAAACTCGCGAGTATGTTCCGAAATTGTTAGCCTTGGCCGACATTATTAAAAATCATACTCGTTATGGTTTACATTTAACGCCCGTTGAGAATCGTCCCTTTTTTACTACTGTGGCATTAACAGCGCAGCTGAATTTAGAAAAATTGGTGAAATTGTCTGATTCAACATCGAAACTCATCCGTAACTTAAATCCCGGTTTTCGTCGTTCCTCAACGATGCCGAACCATACCTATAATTTTTTAGTCCCTATCAATAAAGCTGATCAGCTGCAAAAAAATCTGGCTGAACTAGAAACGCAAACTCACCCGTTGACCGGAAAACGCATATATCATCGCGTTCACGCCGGCGATTCGTTAAGTATTTTAGCGAGCCGCTACCACACGAGTGTGACGGAAATTCGTCAGATGAATAAATTAAAAAGCAATGTTATTCAAATTGGTGAAAATTTATTAATTCCTGAGGCGCAAGCCACTCCTTACACGCCTGTTCACAATGCTCGTATTTCTGAGGATAACATCCCAGGACCAAAGCGCATTGTGCACGTTGTGAAAGCGCATGAAACGATTGCTCAAATTGCTCATCTTTATCACGTAACGTCCCGGCAGATTTATTTTTGGAATAATATTAATAAACCCAAAACCTTGGCGGCGGGCGATAAATTGATTATTTGGAAATCCCTCCACTTAGCCACAAAATACCATCGCGTTAAACGGGGAGAATCCCTTTCGACTATTGCCCATTTTTATGGAACTACTGTTTCTAAATTACGCCGTTTGAATCATTTATCTGGAGATAATATTCGAATTGGACAGCAATTAATGGTATAA
- the gloB gene encoding hydroxyacylglutathione hydrolase → MPHNILAIPALNDNYIWTIVHPQKQAAVIIDPGEAKPVLDFLKQQKLNLAAILVTHHHWDHTNGIQGILQKHPAPVYGSVESAIPFCDHPIVDGQTFSIPYAELTFNVLAIPGHTLDHVAYYADQWVYTGDTLFAGGCGRIFEGSPDQFYHSLQKLASLGPTTRVYCGHEYTVKNLEFAETVEPDNPKLKQRIVETGQKASQNLPTLPSTLQVELDTNPFLRCHQKNIQRRVQEYCGYPLADTVAVFSALRRWKDEF, encoded by the coding sequence GTGCCGCATAATATTCTCGCCATCCCTGCTCTTAATGATAACTACATCTGGACCATCGTGCATCCGCAAAAACAAGCGGCCGTCATCATTGACCCTGGCGAAGCTAAACCGGTGCTCGACTTTCTGAAACAGCAAAAACTTAACTTGGCTGCCATACTCGTGACTCACCATCACTGGGACCATACCAACGGCATCCAAGGCATTTTACAAAAACATCCCGCCCCCGTTTATGGATCTGTTGAAAGCGCTATTCCGTTTTGTGATCACCCGATCGTTGATGGTCAGACCTTTTCTATACCCTACGCAGAACTTACTTTTAATGTACTTGCAATACCCGGTCACACCCTCGATCACGTGGCTTATTATGCAGATCAATGGGTGTACACGGGGGATACTTTATTTGCGGGCGGCTGTGGCCGAATTTTTGAAGGGTCTCCCGATCAATTTTATCACTCACTACAGAAATTAGCTTCCCTTGGCCCTACCACACGCGTTTACTGCGGCCATGAATACACAGTAAAGAATCTCGAATTTGCCGAAACCGTAGAACCGGATAATCCCAAACTTAAACAACGCATCGTTGAAACTGGCCAAAAAGCCAGTCAAAACTTACCGACTTTACCCTCCACTCTTCAAGTTGAGCTCGACACCAACCCTTTTCTTCGTTGTCACCAAAAAAACATCCAGCGGCGAGTCCAAGAATATTGCGGCTATCCACTTGCCGACACAGTCGCTGTTTTCTCGGCCCTGCGTCGTTGGAAAGATGAATTTTGA
- a CDS encoding class I SAM-dependent methyltransferase has product MKPPSPSMQEWYQQPPGSWLLTLECEEAARVLSNIKGRYLVQMGGTADLAHSAMSPILYQIRLMSQPDNLSSLTIQTEYQDLPLLPNSVDVVVIVHLLEFIDYPVKLLQEIFQALKPDGRLLIFGFNPWSLWGMNKFFNLKKDIPWNGKFWSRAQVKRWLINFNYSILFSKTFCYGYPRKKKPGRRLQLFSEVAGQLSLPTAGGIYLLVAKKSVYAPLLHKIVWKGRNIMAGGIVKPTPSPYR; this is encoded by the coding sequence ATGAAACCTCCGTCACCGAGTATGCAGGAATGGTATCAACAACCACCAGGGTCGTGGTTGTTAACGTTGGAATGTGAAGAAGCTGCCCGCGTTTTAAGCAATATTAAAGGCCGATACTTGGTACAAATGGGCGGCACAGCAGATCTTGCTCATTCGGCGATGAGCCCCATCCTTTATCAAATAAGATTAATGTCGCAACCTGACAACCTCTCCTCGCTTACGATCCAAACAGAATATCAAGACCTCCCATTGTTGCCGAACAGTGTCGATGTTGTTGTCATCGTGCATCTATTGGAGTTCATCGATTACCCCGTTAAATTGCTGCAAGAAATTTTTCAAGCGCTAAAACCGGACGGTCGATTATTAATTTTTGGGTTCAATCCATGGAGCTTGTGGGGAATGAATAAATTTTTTAATTTAAAAAAAGATATCCCCTGGAACGGAAAGTTCTGGTCGCGCGCACAAGTTAAACGTTGGTTAATTAATTTTAATTATTCCATTTTATTTAGTAAGACTTTTTGTTACGGTTACCCTCGCAAGAAAAAACCCGGACGACGATTGCAATTATTTAGCGAAGTGGCAGGTCAATTGTCTTTGCCAACAGCGGGCGGTATTTATTTATTGGTTGCAAAAAAAAGCGTCTATGCCCCTCTGCTGCATAAAATTGTTTGGAAAGGAAGAAATATTATGGCGGGGGGCATCGTAAAACCAACCCCCTCTCCTTATCGTTAA
- the rnhA gene encoding ribonuclease HI, whose product MAKQEQNIVYLYCDGACRGNPGPGGWGVLLRYNQHERQLHGGVANTTNNQMELTAAIEGLKSLKKPCQVVVTTDSQYLRRGITEWLPVWKRRGWRTSNKKPVKNQPLWETLEREVERHTIVWHWVKGHSGHAENEIADELANRGIDEVLKRGVQ is encoded by the coding sequence ATGGCAAAACAAGAGCAAAATATTGTTTACCTCTATTGTGATGGCGCCTGCCGCGGCAACCCGGGCCCTGGTGGGTGGGGGGTATTATTGCGGTATAATCAGCATGAGCGCCAGCTCCATGGTGGAGTTGCCAATACTACCAACAATCAGATGGAATTAACGGCCGCCATTGAGGGATTAAAATCGTTAAAAAAACCGTGCCAAGTGGTTGTAACAACAGATTCGCAATATTTGCGCCGTGGGATCACCGAATGGCTTCCCGTTTGGAAAAGACGAGGGTGGCGAACCAGTAATAAAAAGCCCGTCAAAAACCAACCATTATGGGAAACGCTTGAGCGCGAAGTGGAACGCCACACAATTGTTTGGCATTGGGTAAAAGGCCATAGCGGCCATGCCGAAAATGAAATCGCAGACGAATTAGCCAATCGTGGCATTGACGAAGTTTTGAAGAGGGGAGTGCAGTAG
- the dnaQ gene encoding DNA polymerase III subunit epsilon: MGNLMRQIVLDTETTGLVPEEGHRIIEIGALEMVNRRLTGNHLHFYINPERSIERDAIEIHGITDSFLIDKPLFKDIATELISFLKGAELIIHNAPFDVGFLNHELKLTGQSFKTLTHYCQVLDTLTIARQKHPGQHNNLDALCRRYHVDNSNRDYHGALLDAELLAQVYLLMTGGQTVLFEQQGFAVASRSVSVRPLGTDRDSLSVIRANAAETEAHRAFLQLLTENGLCLWNDQ; the protein is encoded by the coding sequence TTGGGGAACTTAATGCGGCAAATCGTTTTAGATACGGAAACCACCGGCCTTGTGCCGGAAGAAGGCCATCGGATCATCGAAATTGGCGCACTGGAAATGGTTAATCGCCGGTTGACTGGCAATCACTTGCATTTTTATATCAATCCTGAGCGCTCTATTGAACGAGACGCTATCGAAATTCACGGCATTACCGACAGTTTTTTGATCGATAAACCGCTTTTTAAAGATATTGCCACCGAACTCATTTCTTTCCTAAAAGGGGCGGAATTAATTATCCATAATGCTCCCTTTGACGTCGGTTTTCTCAATCACGAGCTAAAGCTTACCGGCCAATCTTTTAAAACGCTTACGCATTATTGTCAGGTCCTCGACACACTGACAATCGCGCGTCAGAAGCATCCGGGCCAGCACAATAACTTAGATGCGCTTTGCCGACGTTACCATGTCGATAATTCTAATCGCGATTACCACGGGGCTTTACTCGATGCAGAATTATTGGCTCAAGTCTATTTATTAATGACGGGCGGCCAAACGGTGCTATTTGAACAACAAGGTTTTGCGGTAGCATCGCGATCAGTATCTGTTCGTCCGTTAGGTACTGATCGCGACTCCTTGTCGGTAATTAGGGCTAATGCGGCAGAGACAGAGGCGCATCGGGCTTTCTTACAACTACTCACGGAAAACGGCCTCTGTCTCTGGAACGATCAATAA
- a CDS encoding L,D-transpeptidase yields the protein MKSLLITAITTAFLWGGVAVADDTLDDPAYTYALTLGDQDNPEDTADFVESSPNTAFLDENPYGLIADAQNVVQDYSRLPNQIRAPGERVFIFSPRILRWAAYDADGYLVASGKANGGAAFCANLGRPCQTPVGSFRISRKGDASCVSSRFPLPTGGAPMPYCMFFSGGNAIHGSPYISNRNTSHGCIRVYPGAAAWLSHYFMRAGTKVIVLPY from the coding sequence ATGAAATCACTACTTATAACAGCCATTACCACCGCGTTCCTCTGGGGAGGCGTAGCGGTGGCCGACGATACGCTTGACGACCCCGCCTATACCTATGCGTTAACGCTGGGTGACCAAGATAACCCCGAAGACACAGCAGACTTTGTGGAAAGCAGCCCCAATACGGCTTTTTTAGATGAAAACCCCTATGGGTTAATCGCTGATGCCCAAAATGTGGTTCAAGATTACTCTCGATTACCGAACCAAATACGTGCGCCGGGAGAGCGTGTCTTTATTTTCAGCCCTCGCATATTGCGATGGGCCGCTTACGATGCGGATGGGTATCTCGTCGCCTCGGGGAAAGCCAACGGCGGTGCCGCTTTTTGCGCTAACTTAGGCAGACCTTGTCAGACGCCGGTGGGAAGTTTCAGAATTTCTCGTAAAGGCGATGCAAGCTGCGTCTCAAGTCGATTCCCACTGCCAACAGGGGGTGCGCCCATGCCTTATTGCATGTTCTTTTCGGGAGGAAACGCCATTCATGGCTCTCCTTACATTTCAAACCGAAATACGAGCCATGGCTGCATTCGGGTATACCCGGGAGCGGCTGCGTGGCTTTCTCACTATTTTATGCGAGCGGGAACAAAGGTCATCGTATTGCCTTATTGA